From the Winogradskyella forsetii genome, the window AAAGAAGGTTATTTTACAGATTTAGGAATCAACGCCATTTGGATGACACCAATCGTTGAGCAAATCCATGGAGGAACCGATGAAGGTACAGGAGTCACTTATGGATATCATGGCTATTGGGCAAAAGATTGGACAAAAATTGACCCAAATTTTGGTACTAAAGAAGATCTGCACGAGTTAGTAAAAGAAGCACATGACAGAGGCATTCGTATAGTCTTAGATGCAGTAATTAATCATACTGGCCCAGTAACTGAAAAAGATCCGGTTTGGCCAGAGGAATGGGTAAGAACAGATCCTCAATGTACATATGATAGTTATGAAAATACAATCAGCTGTACTCTGGTAGCCAACTTACCAGATATAAGAACTGAAAGCAATACAAATACCGAGTTGCCTCCACAATTGGTAGAAAAATGGAAAGCGGAAGGACGATACGAGCAAGAAATTCAAGAACTTGATGAATTTTTTGAGCGAACCGGTCACCCAAGAGCACCTCGTTTTTATATCATGAAATGGTTAACAGATTACATTACCGAATTCGGAGTCGATGGTTACAGGGTCGATACCGTAAAACATGTTGAAGAATATGTTTGGCAAGAATTCAAAAAAGAAGCGGATTATGCATTTTCGGAATATAAAAAGAACAATCCTGAAAAAGTTTTGGATGATAATAATTTTTACCTCGTTGGTGAAGTCTATAATTATGGCGTAAGCACAGGACAGGAATTCGATTTTGGAGATAAAAAAGTGAACTATTTTGATCCACCAAGTTTTCAAAGTTTGATAAATTTTGAATTCAAATACAATTCAAAAGATAAAGATTATGAAAACCTATTTAAACATTATGATTCCATTTTACATGATGAATTAAAAGGGTTCGGAACATTAAATTATTTAAGTTCCCATGATGATGGTAACCCTTTCGATTCTCTAAGAAAAAAACCTTTTGAAACGGCAAATAAATTATTGTTATCGCCCGGAACATCTCAAATTTACTATGGAGATGAGTCCGCAAGAACGCTCGCTGTGCCAAATACAGAAGGCGATGCTAAGTTGCGTTCAATGATGAATTGGGATTCTATTGCAAAACGTCCAAGAACTAAAGAAGTCTTAACACATTGGCAAAAATTAGGAACATTTAGAGCGAAGCATCCTGCCATTGGAGCGGGAACGCATCAAATGATTACAAAATCACCATATTATTTTTATAGAAGTTATCAGAAAGGAGACTTTAAAGATTTAGTGGTTGTTGGATTAGAATTGGAGAAAGGAGAAAAAGTGATTGATGTTTCTAAAGTTTTTGAAGATGGCGATACCTTACATGACGCCTATTCTGGGCAATCATCAGAAGTTGAAAATGGAAAAATCACGATAACATCACCATTTGATGTGGTTTTATTAGAGAAGAAATAAATTATAAACACTCCTAAAGTCCCCTCAAGGGGACAATCCACTCAGTTGACTAGGACTATTGTCCCCTTGAGGGGACTTTAGGGGTGTAATAAAAGCATACCTAATAGGTTTTCAAAACCTTACAGGTCTTAAAATATTAAATTATGAAAACACATTTATTAAGTTTCGGAATCATATTAACGATATTCTCGTGCAATACAAGTGAAAAACAAACCACAGAAATCACATCGCCAAACGAAAAGGTGACCGTGAATTTCAATGTAAATAAGGAAGGACAACCATTTTACCTAGTTAAATTCAACAATAAAACAGTTGTAGATACCTCTTATTTAGGTTTTGAATTTAAAAATGCTCCGGCTTTCAATAAAAATTTCAAAATTAAAAATACAAGCACTTCAACTTTTAATGAAACATGGCAAATGCCTTGGGGAGAACAATTGGATGTCGTTAACAATTATAATGAGTTAAAAATTGAACTTCAGGAAAAAACAAGTCCTGAACGACTTTTAAATATCGTATTTAAGGTTTATGACGATGGTATCGGTTTCCGGTACGAATTCCCAGAACAAGAGAATTTAAAAGACGATATTTTCATCACAGAAGAACATACCGAATTCAACTTAACAGAGGATTACAAAACCTTCTGGATTCCTGGAGATTGGGACATTTACGAGCATTTATACAATACCACAAAACTTTCAGAAATTGATGCTTTACAATTTGCCAATCACAAAAATTTAGCTCAAACTTATATTCCAGAAAATGCAGTGAACACACCAGTCACTATGGTTGGTAATGATGGCACGCATTTAAGTTTTCACGAAGCAGCATTAATTGATTATTCAGGTATGACCTTAAAAGTGGACACCAAAAATTTGAACTTAAAAAGCAATTTGGTAGGTTCAGAAAACACAGA encodes:
- a CDS encoding alpha-amylase family glycosyl hydrolase, whose product is MKKSLVLIVLTLIMISCKSNKEEAKEVDSVKSETIETPFVWEGANLYFLLTDRFKNGDTSNNINFGRTKETAKLRGFKGGDIKGITQKVKEGYFTDLGINAIWMTPIVEQIHGGTDEGTGVTYGYHGYWAKDWTKIDPNFGTKEDLHELVKEAHDRGIRIVLDAVINHTGPVTEKDPVWPEEWVRTDPQCTYDSYENTISCTLVANLPDIRTESNTNTELPPQLVEKWKAEGRYEQEIQELDEFFERTGHPRAPRFYIMKWLTDYITEFGVDGYRVDTVKHVEEYVWQEFKKEADYAFSEYKKNNPEKVLDDNNFYLVGEVYNYGVSTGQEFDFGDKKVNYFDPPSFQSLINFEFKYNSKDKDYENLFKHYDSILHDELKGFGTLNYLSSHDDGNPFDSLRKKPFETANKLLLSPGTSQIYYGDESARTLAVPNTEGDAKLRSMMNWDSIAKRPRTKEVLTHWQKLGTFRAKHPAIGAGTHQMITKSPYYFYRSYQKGDFKDLVVVGLELEKGEKVIDVSKVFEDGDTLHDAYSGQSSEVENGKITITSPFDVVLLEKK